A genomic segment from Colletotrichum higginsianum IMI 349063 chromosome 5, whole genome shotgun sequence encodes:
- a CDS encoding Lysine-specific permease has product MALLATFQAHLVYSLVTFFRLEREASSLLPQIMMNTQELACAAARKGIACVAEQDGARPAWESWIAAEAKRRTLFTMCLLDSALLTHDGLPTHLATELRGLPAPASKSLWESRSRLDWQVVYDAHLAEWPEGGLRIDELWPMPKDLSEGEVDKRRSRVDAWLEDLDEFGTMIYAVTSGTHGT; this is encoded by the coding sequence ATGGCTCTTCTCGCAACGTTCCAGGCACATCTTGTTTACTCCCTGGTCACCTTCTTCCGACTGGAACGAGAAGCCAGCTCTCTACTTCCGCAAATCATGATGAACACGCAGGAACTCGCCTGCGCAGCCGCCAGGAAAGGGATCGCCTGCGTGGCCGAGCAAGACGGTGCGCGCCCCGCGTGGGAGTCGTGGATAGCAGCCGAGGCCAAGCGAAGGACGCTCTTCACCATGTGTCTCCTCGACAGCGCTCTGCTTACCCACGATGGGCTTCCGACGCATCTCGCCACCGAGTTGCGGGGGTTACCTGCGCCGGCGAGTAAGTCTCTGTGGGAATCGCGCAGCCGGCTCGACTGGCAGGTCGTGTACGACGCCCACTTGGCAGAGTGGCCAGAGGGAGGTCTGCGCATCGACGAGCTGTGGCCTATGCCTAAAGATTTGAGCGAAGGCGAGGTCGACAAGAGGCGTAGTCGAGTCGATGCGTGGCTGGAGGACCTTGACGAGTTTGGGACCATGATCTACGCTGTCACCAGTGGAACGCATGGTACATGA